A segment of the Actinomycetota bacterium genome:
CGCCTCCTGCTCGACGAGCCCGAGCACGAGCCCGCCGAGGAACGCGCCGCGGGCCGAACCGAGCCCGCCGATCACTGCGGCGGCGAGGCCTTTGAACGTGAACAGCGCTCCCAGCTGAACCTGCACGAACGTCAGCGGCGAGAACATGATCCCGGCGAGCGCTCCGAGCCCGGCCGAGAGCCCAAAGGCGATCACCATGGTGCGCTCGGTGTCGATCCCCATGAGCGCCGCCGTGCGGCGCGAGTGCGCCACCGCGCGCACCGCCCTTCCGAACGCGGTGCGCATGAGCAAGAGGTCGAGCGCGACCATGAGCACCACGCCGGCGACGAACAGCCACACGTAGATCGCGGGGAAGATGAAGTCGCCCCAGTGGAAGAT
Coding sequences within it:
- a CDS encoding branched-chain amino acid ABC transporter permease is translated as IFHWGDFIFPAIYVWLFVAGVVLMVALDLLLMRTAFGRAVRAVAHSRRTAALMGIDTERTMVIAFGLSAGLGALAGIMFSPLTFVQVQLGALFTFKGLAAAVIGGLGSARGAFLGGLVLGLVEQEALIYVRAGYRDAIAFGVLILVLMVRPAGIMGRVVEERH